A single Thermaerobacter sp. FW80 DNA region contains:
- a CDS encoding SpoIID/LytB domain-containing protein — protein MWAFLAATAIPVWPSGSVLTRPVRAADGRPQAAVDVLATEGLTPLPGGGWMLEARAGWLQVRLPEGIEGVTIAIPQGGPVLVTPPGYQVRVTGVQDGAVIHEVRPVGAASQEVRLEFHAVAGQTTTARIGTVTAAGDARGAGTFSIAAAGKTSTSANTGGWVRLKGGGNGHRAGMSQFGAQGLAKLGVTYREILDHYYPGTTVKKQAASDTSQVVRVGLSFDEKGGAHDLPVGRQRWTLKVDATATVVQGDTTYDLVAGTYDLTYEPGEGFYFRPLDPGGKALDVTGTSVTKVEVKAPTGKVIHLRYPTSGYRQYEGTLEFQGGGDGRMKVWNRVNLRQYLMGVVPHEMYASWGEEALKAQAVAARTYAAGQQYGENGDLVDSQADQVFHGYYDDPKYRKKIENVVVGTDGELLYYGGSLISAVYSSANGGWTASNTEAFGDGEKSPPPVPYLPGREDRFRLASGATVTPESYQQGDVSYEATYFRWQRDVAISAIEQAWPQVGELLAVQVVKRSATSNTPITIRITGSKGSVDVLGRVFRSKLALPSPLLLHDKLYLREFPDVAGALKDEINRAYHLGLVDGDRYGFFHPDEDVTRAAFTKMIVLAVEKATGEELPTGSEPFPDARPGQALYDYVVKAYNAGIVNGYPDGTFGYDKAISRMEAAAIVQRALKLPLRPEAFVDVPDGSAFAKLIGAVAAAGIMVGYGDTFGPAENLTRGQAAAVAVRGYDYCADNSCKP, from the coding sequence GTGTGGGCGTTCCTGGCGGCGACGGCGATCCCGGTGTGGCCGTCGGGGTCGGTCTTGACCCGGCCGGTCCGGGCGGCCGACGGCCGGCCCCAGGCGGCGGTGGATGTCCTGGCCACGGAGGGGCTGACGCCGCTTCCGGGGGGCGGGTGGATGCTGGAAGCCCGCGCCGGCTGGTTGCAGGTGCGGCTACCCGAGGGGATCGAGGGCGTGACCATCGCCATCCCCCAGGGCGGGCCTGTGCTGGTGACGCCGCCGGGCTACCAGGTGCGTGTGACCGGCGTCCAGGACGGCGCCGTCATTCACGAGGTGCGGCCGGTGGGCGCCGCGAGCCAGGAGGTACGACTGGAGTTCCACGCCGTCGCCGGTCAGACCACCACCGCCCGCATCGGCACCGTGACCGCGGCGGGCGACGCCAGGGGAGCGGGCACGTTTTCTATCGCCGCTGCTGGCAAAACGTCCACCTCCGCCAACACTGGCGGTTGGGTGCGCTTGAAGGGCGGCGGCAACGGCCATCGGGCCGGCATGTCCCAGTTCGGCGCCCAGGGCCTAGCGAAGCTAGGCGTCACCTACCGCGAGATTCTGGACCACTACTACCCCGGCACGACGGTGAAGAAGCAAGCAGCAAGCGACACGAGCCAGGTCGTGCGCGTTGGCCTATCCTTTGACGAGAAGGGCGGTGCCCACGACTTGCCCGTGGGCCGCCAACGGTGGACGCTCAAGGTCGATGCCACGGCGACGGTGGTGCAGGGCGATACCACCTACGACTTGGTGGCGGGCACCTATGACCTGACCTACGAGCCCGGTGAGGGGTTCTACTTCAGACCGTTGGACCCCGGCGGCAAGGCCCTGGACGTGACCGGGACCAGCGTGACGAAGGTGGAGGTCAAGGCGCCCACCGGCAAAGTGATTCACTTGCGCTACCCGACCTCGGGTTACCGGCAGTACGAGGGGACCCTGGAGTTTCAGGGCGGCGGCGACGGGCGCATGAAGGTGTGGAACAGGGTGAACCTGCGGCAGTACTTGATGGGCGTGGTGCCCCACGAGATGTACGCCTCCTGGGGGGAGGAAGCCCTCAAGGCCCAGGCTGTGGCTGCGCGAACCTATGCTGCCGGGCAGCAGTACGGCGAAAATGGTGACCTGGTCGATTCCCAGGCCGATCAGGTATTCCACGGCTACTATGATGACCCGAAGTACCGGAAGAAGATCGAGAACGTGGTCGTCGGCACCGACGGCGAGCTCCTCTATTACGGCGGCAGCCTCATCTCTGCGGTTTACAGCTCGGCCAACGGGGGCTGGACCGCTTCCAACACCGAGGCCTTCGGTGACGGTGAGAAGAGCCCGCCACCGGTGCCGTACCTGCCGGGCAGAGAAGACCGTTTCCGCCTGGCCAGTGGGGCCACGGTGACGCCGGAATCCTACCAGCAGGGCGACGTCAGCTACGAGGCCACCTACTTCCGGTGGCAACGGGACGTGGCCATCTCGGCCATCGAGCAGGCGTGGCCGCAGGTGGGAGAACTCCTCGCCGTCCAGGTGGTCAAGCGAAGCGCTACTAGCAATACGCCCATCACCATCCGCATCACCGGCTCCAAGGGCAGCGTGGACGTGCTGGGTCGGGTCTTCCGGTCGAAGCTGGCCCTGCCTTCACCTTTGCTTCTCCATGACAAGCTGTACCTGCGCGAGTTCCCGGACGTCGCCGGGGCCCTCAAGGACGAGATCAACCGGGCCTACCATCTGGGACTGGTGGATGGCGATCGCTACGGCTTCTTCCATCCGGACGAAGACGTGACCCGGGCGGCCTTCACGAAGATGATCGTCCTGGCCGTGGAGAAGGCGACGGGCGAGGAGCTGCCCACGGGCAGCGAGCCCTTCCCGGATGCGCGTCCCGGCCAGGCCCTGTACGATTACGTGGTCAAGGCGTACAATGCCGGGATCGTCAACGGGTATCCAGACGGCACGTTCGGCTACGACAAGGCGATCAGCCGCATGGAGGCGGCGGCCATCGTGCAGCGGGCGCTGAAGCTTCCGCTGAGGCCGGAAGCCTTCGTGGACGTGCCGGATGGCAGCGCCTTCGCCAAGTTGATCGGTGCGGTGGCGGCCGCCGGCATCATGGTGGGCTACGGCGACACCTTCGGCCCGGCCGAGAACCTGACCCGGGGGCAGGCGGCGGCGGTGGCGGTGCGCGGTTACGACTACTGCGCAGACAACAGTTGCAAGCCGTAG
- a CDS encoding glycosyltransferase yields the protein MLVITNMYPNREEPSFGLFVQGQVEALQAAGVQVDVLAMPRRGRGWRGRLAYAGWALRGLGRLLRRYDAVHAHYAVPSGVIGLWFRRLAGRPLVVTVHGSDVLVLPDRFPRLAPVLRRVLHGADHVIAVSWFLRDRIVDRFGVPPERITVQSAGIDTRVFRPGAPGAETVRARYGGQPLVVFAGNLIRQKGVDILVRAFARVRERLGSGHLVLVGPSVDEAYQDLLRARVASLGLDGHVTFAGPRPPAEVAAFMAAADVFVLPSLEEGLGLVVLEALACGVPVVGSRVGGIPEIVQDGDYGLLVPPGDVNALAGAIRRVLEDASFRQRARQYGPRVAAGHDRRRRAAELVVLYRSLQAGAEGTRRSSDAAARRRPKGD from the coding sequence GTGCTGGTCATCACCAACATGTACCCCAACCGCGAGGAGCCGTCCTTCGGCCTGTTCGTCCAGGGGCAGGTCGAGGCGCTTCAGGCGGCAGGGGTGCAGGTGGACGTCCTGGCCATGCCGCGGCGCGGCCGCGGCTGGCGCGGCCGCCTGGCCTACGCCGGCTGGGCGCTGCGGGGGCTCGGGCGGCTGCTGCGCCGGTATGACGCCGTCCACGCCCACTACGCCGTGCCCAGCGGCGTGATCGGCCTGTGGTTCCGGCGCCTGGCCGGGCGGCCGCTGGTGGTCACGGTCCACGGCTCCGACGTCCTGGTCCTGCCCGACCGCTTTCCACGGCTGGCGCCCGTGTTGCGCCGGGTGCTCCACGGCGCCGACCACGTCATCGCCGTGTCCTGGTTCCTCCGCGACCGCATCGTCGACCGCTTCGGCGTCCCGCCCGAGCGGATCACCGTGCAGAGCGCCGGCATCGACACGCGGGTCTTCCGGCCCGGGGCGCCGGGGGCGGAGACGGTGCGGGCGCGGTATGGCGGCCAGCCGCTGGTGGTCTTCGCGGGCAACCTGATTCGGCAGAAGGGCGTGGACATCCTGGTGCGGGCGTTCGCCCGGGTGCGGGAGCGTCTCGGTTCCGGACACCTGGTGCTCGTCGGGCCAAGCGTCGACGAAGCCTATCAGGACCTTCTGCGAGCGCGCGTCGCGAGTCTGGGCTTGGACGGTCACGTCACCTTCGCCGGGCCCCGCCCGCCGGCCGAGGTGGCGGCCTTCATGGCGGCCGCCGACGTCTTCGTGCTCCCCTCGCTGGAGGAGGGCCTGGGGCTGGTGGTGCTGGAGGCTCTGGCATGCGGCGTGCCGGTGGTCGGCAGCCGGGTGGGTGGCATCCCGGAGATCGTCCAGGACGGCGACTACGGGCTGCTGGTGCCACCGGGTGACGTGAACGCCCTGGCCGGTGCGATTCGGCGCGTCCTCGAGGACGCATCCTTCCGACAGCGAGCCCGGCAGTACGGCCCCCGGGTGGCGGCCGGTCACGACCGGCGCCGGCGTGCGGCGGAACTGGTGGTCCTCTATCGGTCATTGCAAGCGGGTGCGGAGGGGACCCGCCGGTCCAGCGATGCCGCCGCGCGTCGCCGCCCCAAGGGCGACTGA
- a CDS encoding N-acetylmuramoyl-L-alanine amidase, translating to MVLLGTWAPGGKESAVVEAATIPKKALVTASALNVRMGPATTYAATGRLMEGAEVTILERKGDWFRIAGPGLTGWVHGDYLTARLDGVRIVVDPGHGGIDGGAMANGLVEREVNLAISLYLRDMLRARGAEVRMTRETWESRPPLCNRNNPYDPSTRTGMANAWPADMLLSIHNNWSSSASARGLLTIWGRAPQSQALAQVIHDRTLYWTRTRQGFDHRSFGSGVYRDTAISGSTLAITNCSRVPATIVEVAFLTNKDDAALLKSEAFLQAVARGIADGAGAFVLERVPEGPLGGDDANPEPDPDPNPTPEPDPDPGPKPFSDVGGTLADEVYRAHELGLVDGYRDGRFRPQEPVTRAAMAKMVVLAVERATGKDLPTPSESPYRDVNSRQALYEYVLTATAAKYLHGYGDGTFRPELAMPREQVAAVLQRAAGLEGSRPSFDDVSSSSPFASAIGAVAKAGLMHGEGHGRFGYGKPITRAQAAAVAVRLHDLLKEAN from the coding sequence ATGGTCCTGCTGGGGACATGGGCGCCCGGCGGGAAGGAGTCGGCGGTGGTCGAGGCCGCCACCATCCCGAAGAAGGCGTTGGTGACGGCCAGCGCCCTCAACGTCCGCATGGGGCCGGCCACCACCTATGCCGCCACCGGTAGGTTGATGGAGGGGGCCGAGGTCACCATCCTCGAGCGCAAGGGCGACTGGTTCCGCATTGCCGGTCCAGGCTTGACGGGGTGGGTTCACGGGGACTACCTCACCGCCCGGCTCGACGGCGTGCGGATCGTGGTCGACCCCGGCCACGGCGGCATCGACGGCGGAGCCATGGCCAACGGGCTCGTCGAACGGGAGGTCAACCTGGCCATCTCCCTGTACCTGCGGGATATGTTGCGGGCCCGAGGCGCCGAGGTGCGGATGACCCGGGAGACCTGGGAGAGCAGGCCGCCGCTGTGCAACCGCAATAACCCCTACGATCCGTCCACCCGGACGGGTATGGCCAATGCGTGGCCAGCGGACATGCTCCTCAGCATCCACAACAACTGGAGTAGCAGCGCGAGCGCCCGCGGACTGCTCACCATCTGGGGCCGGGCACCCCAGTCCCAGGCCCTGGCCCAGGTGATCCACGATCGCACACTGTACTGGACGCGCACGCGGCAGGGATTCGACCACCGCAGCTTCGGGAGCGGCGTCTACCGGGATACCGCCATCAGTGGGAGCACGCTGGCCATCACCAATTGCTCGAGGGTCCCGGCGACCATCGTCGAGGTGGCCTTCCTGACGAACAAGGACGACGCGGCGCTCCTGAAGAGCGAGGCGTTCCTCCAAGCGGTGGCGCGGGGCATCGCCGACGGCGCCGGTGCCTTCGTCCTCGAACGCGTTCCCGAGGGCCCCCTGGGCGGTGACGATGCGAACCCCGAGCCCGACCCCGATCCCAATCCCACTCCCGAGCCTGATCCGGATCCCGGTCCCAAGCCTTTCTCGGACGTGGGCGGTACCCTGGCGGACGAGGTCTACCGCGCCCATGAGCTTGGTCTCGTCGACGGGTACCGCGATGGCCGGTTTCGGCCCCAAGAGCCGGTGACCCGGGCCGCCATGGCGAAGATGGTCGTCCTCGCGGTGGAGCGGGCGACGGGCAAGGACCTGCCCACACCGTCCGAGTCGCCCTACCGCGACGTGAACTCCCGACAGGCGCTCTACGAGTACGTCCTCACGGCCACGGCTGCCAAGTACCTCCATGGCTATGGAGACGGCACCTTCCGGCCGGAGCTGGCCATGCCGCGGGAGCAGGTGGCGGCCGTGCTGCAGCGGGCAGCCGGACTCGAGGGCAGCCGGCCCTCCTTCGACGACGTGTCCAGCAGCAGTCCGTTTGCATCCGCCATCGGTGCCGTGGCCAAGGCCGGGCTGATGCACGGCGAGGGGCATGGCCGCTTCGGCTACGGCAAGCCGATAACCCGGGCCCAGGCGGCGGCGGTGGCCGTGCGACTGCACGATCTATTAAAGGAAGCGAACTGA
- a CDS encoding WecB/TagA/CpsF family glycosyltransferase: MPLDALTFDETVRRIVRRVERGEPTVQVSMNAAKYVRAAENPALRSFIQRADIVSPDGAGPLLAARRLGLPVPERVPGVDLMMALLAVAATRGWTVFLLGARPEVVERAVTQARRRWPGLAVAGYHHGYFREGEEESAVVERVRASGARMLFVALGTPRQELFLDRWFAHLGVTYAQGVGGGFDVLAGVARRAPTWVQRAGLEGVYRLLLEPRKRWRRVIVDNARFLAMVWRTR; the protein is encoded by the coding sequence TTGCCCCTCGACGCCCTGACCTTCGACGAAACCGTCCGGCGCATCGTCCGCCGGGTGGAGCGCGGCGAGCCCACCGTGCAAGTGTCGATGAACGCGGCCAAGTACGTCCGGGCTGCCGAGAACCCGGCACTGCGCTCCTTCATCCAGCGCGCCGACATCGTGAGCCCCGACGGGGCCGGTCCCTTGCTGGCCGCCCGGCGCCTGGGGCTGCCCGTGCCCGAACGGGTGCCCGGCGTCGACCTGATGATGGCGCTCCTGGCCGTCGCCGCGACCCGGGGATGGACCGTGTTCCTCCTTGGGGCACGCCCCGAGGTGGTGGAACGGGCCGTCACTCAAGCCCGACGCCGCTGGCCCGGCCTCGCGGTCGCCGGGTATCACCACGGCTACTTCCGCGAAGGGGAAGAGGAGAGCGCGGTGGTGGAACGGGTCCGTGCCAGCGGCGCCCGGATGCTGTTCGTCGCCCTGGGGACCCCGCGGCAGGAGCTGTTCCTGGACCGTTGGTTTGCGCACCTGGGCGTGACCTATGCCCAGGGGGTCGGCGGCGGTTTCGACGTCCTGGCAGGGGTTGCGCGCCGGGCGCCGACATGGGTGCAGCGGGCCGGACTCGAAGGCGTCTATCGGCTGCTGCTGGAGCCCCGCAAGCGCTGGCGCCGGGTGATCGTGGACAATGCCCGTTTCCTGGCGATGGTTTGGCGGACGCGGTAG
- a CDS encoding polysaccharide pyruvyl transferase family protein: MDRQPLNVVEGVALVSWGLGALAGGIGGGLADGVAATVLGLAGPPWLWILAYAVVRRLAPAMEGGGPSHGWRIRLGMVVLAAIALRLAGRAATEAFTSAGAATARLGGGAGGIAAGAEGAAVERAAELASLLTWPHTLPGPVALAGLLVLYQAWRRDAGLRGAATALLVAMPAVMGGPFLTDPVVAEGAAAAYWLVFGLFNGRYGAVRLGPPSALSGPGWGRRDRTRGFDPARVRIVISGFYGAGNAGDEAILASLLAGLRARGYRDITVFSIRPDWTSRQHGVASVYRGWRRQLWTKVRTLARTHVFISGGGGLLQDATPTFLFRGPVPYYLLIATLARLLGCWVLFLGQGVGPLRGRWVRFLTRLLANHADAITVRDAGSLDLLAEVGVTRPPRWLAADFVFAAPPPDPQRAAAVAAREGLDTGGRWLAVSVRSWPGSERFFPELAAFVEQVLARDADLRVVLVPMEGAMDRAAAQQLVAYMSQGTSGVGRPDGRERVASARQRVHILQADYETADLEAFVARAWLAVGMRLHFLLFAARAGVPVLALAYDPKVGAAMDRLGMSRFVLRLDDVRADRLLAAYQELVARHDEISRSLRQAAVELAPLAAASLELVDAAAARALARPRPVPGGRRWLARSRPDDEGEWRQERGWCCAGGLAAAGCDLETRSRVLRRYVASPG, encoded by the coding sequence ATGGACCGGCAACCGCTCAACGTGGTCGAGGGGGTGGCCCTGGTCAGCTGGGGGCTGGGGGCCTTGGCGGGGGGGATCGGCGGTGGTCTTGCGGACGGGGTAGCGGCCACGGTCCTCGGGCTGGCGGGGCCTCCCTGGCTATGGATCCTGGCCTATGCCGTCGTACGCAGGCTGGCGCCGGCGATGGAAGGTGGCGGTCCATCGCATGGGTGGCGGATCCGCCTCGGGATGGTGGTCTTGGCCGCCATCGCCCTTCGCCTCGCGGGGCGGGCGGCGACGGAGGCGTTCACGAGCGCCGGTGCCGCGACCGCGCGCCTCGGCGGTGGAGCGGGGGGCATCGCGGCAGGTGCTGAGGGCGCGGCGGTGGAAAGGGCGGCCGAGCTGGCCAGTCTTCTGACCTGGCCGCATACCCTGCCCGGGCCCGTCGCCCTCGCCGGGCTCCTGGTGCTCTACCAGGCGTGGCGCCGCGATGCCGGTCTGCGCGGGGCGGCGACGGCCCTCTTGGTCGCGATGCCCGCCGTCATGGGAGGGCCTTTCCTCACGGACCCGGTGGTGGCGGAGGGGGCCGCCGCGGCGTACTGGCTCGTCTTCGGCCTCTTCAATGGGAGGTACGGTGCGGTCCGGTTGGGGCCGCCGTCCGCCCTGTCCGGGCCTGGGTGGGGACGGCGAGATCGGACAAGGGGATTCGACCCGGCCCGGGTCCGCATCGTCATCTCCGGTTTCTATGGCGCCGGGAACGCTGGCGACGAGGCGATCCTCGCCTCCTTGCTGGCCGGCCTGCGGGCCCGGGGGTACCGGGACATCACGGTGTTCTCCATCCGCCCGGATTGGACGAGCCGGCAGCACGGCGTGGCCAGCGTCTACCGCGGCTGGCGGCGCCAGCTGTGGACCAAGGTGCGGACCCTCGCACGGACCCATGTCTTCATCTCGGGCGGCGGCGGGTTGTTGCAGGACGCGACCCCCACCTTCCTGTTCCGCGGACCCGTGCCCTACTACCTCCTGATCGCCACCCTCGCCCGGCTCTTGGGTTGCTGGGTGCTGTTCCTCGGGCAGGGGGTCGGGCCCCTGCGGGGCCGGTGGGTCCGGTTCCTGACGCGCCTGCTGGCCAACCACGCCGACGCCATCACCGTCCGCGATGCCGGATCCCTGGACCTCCTGGCCGAGGTGGGGGTGACCCGGCCGCCCCGCTGGCTGGCGGCGGACTTCGTCTTCGCCGCCCCGCCGCCGGACCCGCAGCGGGCCGCGGCGGTGGCCGCCCGGGAGGGGCTGGACACGGGTGGCCGGTGGCTGGCGGTCTCGGTGCGCTCATGGCCGGGGAGCGAGCGGTTCTTCCCGGAGCTGGCGGCTTTCGTCGAACAGGTCCTGGCGCGGGATGCGGACCTCCGAGTGGTCCTGGTCCCTATGGAAGGGGCGATGGACCGTGCCGCCGCCCAGCAGTTAGTCGCTTACATGAGCCAGGGGACAAGCGGGGTGGGGCGACCGGACGGCCGGGAGCGGGTGGCGTCCGCGCGGCAGCGGGTTCACATCCTGCAAGCCGACTACGAAACCGCTGACCTCGAGGCCTTCGTCGCCCGCGCGTGGTTGGCGGTGGGGATGCGGCTCCACTTCCTGCTCTTTGCGGCCCGGGCGGGTGTGCCCGTGCTCGCCCTCGCCTACGACCCGAAGGTGGGAGCCGCCATGGACCGCTTGGGGATGTCGCGGTTCGTCCTGAGGCTGGATGACGTACGGGCGGATCGACTGCTGGCGGCGTACCAGGAGCTGGTGGCCCGCCATGACGAGATCAGCCGGTCGCTACGGCAAGCGGCTGTTGAACTGGCGCCCCTGGCGGCGGCCAGCCTCGAACTGGTGGACGCGGCTGCGGCCCGGGCTCTCGCCCGGCCCCGACCGGTCCCAGGGGGTCGACGTTGGCTGGCCAGGAGCAGGCCGGATGATGAAGGGGAGTGGCGCCAGGAGAGGGGGTGGTGCTGCGCCGGGGGTCTTGCGGCCGCAGGATGCGACCTCGAAACGAGATCGCGGGTCCTCCGGAGGTATGTTGCTTCCCCAGGCTAA